The following are encoded together in the Phenylobacterium sp. NIBR 498073 genome:
- a CDS encoding oxygenase MpaB family protein codes for MAHDTSTRAALDAPGAGLAGALDRRIFGPSRVDYSQPKGDPGLYGPDSVAWRVHANPIALAIGGVAAVILELAEPRVRTGVWEHSIFARDPLTRMRRTGEATMITTYAATAEAQARIAMVARMHEKVRGRTPEGMDYHALDPDLADWVHLTAAYGFLNAYRRYVDPQISRADQDRYYAEGGAVGRAFGAHRPAASAAAVAEAMQAMRPSLVHHPIIDEFLGIVRRTSPMGALGRALQPLVVEASIDLLPPGLGAQLGLTPHPSRLAAARITLSALGRAARLAPGPIPRQAYARMGRRP; via the coding sequence ATGGCTCACGACACTTCCACACGGGCGGCGCTGGACGCGCCCGGCGCCGGTCTGGCGGGCGCCCTCGACCGGCGGATCTTCGGGCCCTCGCGGGTCGACTATTCGCAGCCGAAGGGCGATCCGGGCCTCTATGGACCCGACTCGGTCGCCTGGCGGGTGCACGCCAACCCCATCGCCCTGGCGATCGGCGGGGTGGCGGCGGTGATCCTCGAACTGGCCGAACCGCGGGTCCGCACCGGGGTCTGGGAGCACTCGATCTTCGCCCGCGACCCGCTGACCCGCATGCGCCGCACCGGCGAGGCGACCATGATCACCACCTACGCGGCGACCGCCGAGGCGCAGGCCCGCATCGCCATGGTCGCCCGCATGCACGAAAAGGTCCGCGGCCGCACGCCCGAGGGGATGGACTACCACGCCCTCGATCCGGACCTGGCCGACTGGGTGCACCTCACCGCCGCCTACGGCTTCCTCAACGCCTATCGGCGCTATGTCGACCCGCAGATCAGCCGCGCCGACCAGGACCGCTACTATGCCGAGGGCGGCGCCGTCGGCCGTGCGTTCGGGGCGCATCGTCCGGCGGCCTCCGCCGCGGCGGTCGCCGAGGCGATGCAGGCCATGCGGCCCAGCCTCGTGCATCACCCGATCATCGACGAGTTCCTCGGCATCGTGCGCCGCACCTCGCCGATGGGCGCGCTCGGCCGCGCCCTGCAGCCGCTGGTGGTCGAGGCCAGCATCGACCTGCTGCCGCCGGGCCTCGGCGCCCAGCTGGGCCTGACGCCCCATCCGTCGCGCCTGGCCGCGGCCAGGATCACCCTGTCGGCGCTCGGCCGCGCCGCGCGACTGGCGCCGGGGCCCATCCCGCGCCAGGCCTATGCGCGCATGGGTCGGCGGCCCTGA
- the pncA gene encoding bifunctional nicotinamidase/pyrazinamidase: MSIQRLQTAPGDVLVVIDPQVDFCPGGALAVAGGDEIMPLINQIAARFEHVVITQDWHPRDQISFASNHPGAAPFSVIEVAYGPQTLWPDHCVQGSPGAQLHPALDTPHAELILRKGYNRAVDSYSAFFENDKTTATGLSGYLRQRGFKRCVFVGLALDFCVRYSAEDAIAEGFEAVVIPQASRAIDLDGSAAAAMASFAALGVALAAP, from the coding sequence ATGAGCATCCAGAGACTGCAAACCGCGCCAGGCGACGTGCTGGTCGTCATCGACCCGCAGGTGGACTTTTGTCCCGGCGGGGCGCTGGCGGTGGCCGGCGGCGATGAGATCATGCCGCTGATCAACCAGATCGCGGCCCGGTTCGAGCATGTGGTGATCACCCAGGACTGGCACCCGCGCGACCAGATTTCGTTCGCGTCCAACCATCCGGGGGCCGCGCCGTTCAGCGTCATCGAGGTCGCCTATGGGCCGCAGACCCTGTGGCCGGACCATTGCGTGCAAGGCAGTCCAGGCGCGCAGCTGCATCCGGCGCTCGACACGCCGCACGCCGAGCTGATCCTGCGCAAGGGGTACAATCGCGCCGTCGACAGCTATTCGGCCTTCTTCGAGAACGACAAGACCACGGCCACCGGCCTCTCCGGCTACCTGCGCCAGCGCGGGTTCAAGCGCTGCGTCTTCGTCGGCCTGGCGCTGGATTTCTGCGTCCGCTACTCGGCCGAGGACGCGATCGCCGAGGGCTTCGAGGCGGTGGTGATCCCACAGGCGAGCCGGGCCATCGACCTGGACGGATCGGCGGCCGCGGCGATGGCCTCGTTCGCGGCGCTGGGCGTCGCCCTCGCCGCTCCCTAG
- a CDS encoding dihydrofolate reductase family protein: protein MSRVRVGGFSISLDGFGAGPGQSLDHPLGRRGDELHQWLFGTRYFQSMIGQPGGSEGVDQAYADRAMRGFGAFILGRNMFGPVRGPWPDEAWTGWWGDDPPYHAPTFVLTHHRRDPIEMAGGTTFIFVTDGIEAALEQARAAAGDLDVKIGGGVETVRQYLCAGAIDEMHLALSPVVLGQGEALLAGIDLPALGFRVTEHQPGEHATHVVLAR from the coding sequence ATGTCGCGAGTGCGCGTAGGGGGCTTTTCGATCTCGCTCGACGGCTTCGGCGCCGGCCCAGGCCAGAGCCTGGACCATCCCCTCGGCCGGCGCGGGGACGAATTGCACCAGTGGCTGTTCGGGACCCGCTACTTCCAGTCGATGATCGGCCAGCCGGGCGGCTCCGAGGGCGTCGACCAGGCCTATGCCGACCGCGCCATGCGCGGCTTCGGGGCCTTCATCCTGGGACGCAACATGTTCGGGCCGGTCCGCGGGCCCTGGCCGGACGAGGCCTGGACGGGCTGGTGGGGCGATGATCCGCCCTATCACGCCCCGACCTTCGTCCTCACCCACCACAGGCGCGACCCGATCGAGATGGCGGGCGGCACGACCTTCATTTTCGTCACCGACGGGATCGAGGCGGCGCTGGAGCAGGCGAGGGCGGCGGCCGGGGACCTCGACGTCAAGATCGGCGGCGGGGTCGAGACGGTGCGTCAGTACTTGTGCGCCGGTGCAATCGACGAAATGCACCTGGCCCTGTCGCCGGTCGTGCTCGGCCAGGGCGAGGCGCTGCTTGCCGGCATCGATCTGCCGGCCCTCGGCTTCCGCGTCACCGAACACCAGCCCGGCGAGCACGCCACCCACGTCGTCCTGGCGCGGTAG